One stretch of Cyanobacteriota bacterium DNA includes these proteins:
- a CDS encoding Uma2 family endonuclease, translated as MSQANLPHLRRQPLPTMYDLPSETVGEPALPDEFHRFQADLMEETCQPPTYSPDQIFIACDLYLYYDSRHPLWYKRPDWFLAVDVPRASQQQDLRLSYVIWQEGVPPFMVLELLSPGTEEEDLEQNLRALNKPPTKWEVYERILRVPYYVIYDRYDNHLRVFRLEGTRYQAVALPQHRLWIEELQLGLGLWQGDYKGITGLWLRWYDAAGEWVPTAQERAEQERLRAEQERLRAERLADYLRSQGIDPDSL; from the coding sequence ACTATGTATGACTTGCCCAGTGAAACCGTAGGAGAACCCGCATTGCCTGATGAATTTCACCGCTTTCAAGCCGACTTGATGGAGGAAACCTGTCAGCCACCTACTTACTCACCTGACCAGATCTTCATAGCCTGCGACCTTTACCTCTACTACGACAGTCGCCATCCCCTCTGGTATAAGCGCCCAGATTGGTTCTTAGCTGTTGACGTTCCCCGTGCTAGCCAGCAGCAGGATTTACGCCTCAGCTATGTCATCTGGCAGGAGGGCGTTCCCCCATTTATGGTGCTGGAATTACTCTCTCCTGGCACAGAAGAGGAAGACCTGGAGCAAAACCTGCGAGCACTCAACAAGCCACCTACCAAGTGGGAAGTCTATGAACGGATTTTACGTGTTCCCTACTACGTGATTTACGATCGCTACGACAATCACCTCCGAGTTTTTCGGTTAGAAGGTACTCGCTATCAAGCCGTAGCACTGCCTCAACATCGATTGTGGATTGAGGAATTGCAGCTAGGGTTAGGGCTGTGGCAAGGCGACTACAAGGGAATTACAGGGCTGTGGTTGCGCTGGTATGATGCGGCTGGGGAATGGGTGCCAACTGCTCAAGAACGGGCTGAACAGGAACGGCTGCGGGCTGAGCAAGAACGGCTACGGGCTGAGCGACTGGCTGATTACCTGCGCTCCCAAGGGATTGATCCCGACAGCTTGTAG